In Dioscorea cayenensis subsp. rotundata cultivar TDr96_F1 chromosome 11, TDr96_F1_v2_PseudoChromosome.rev07_lg8_w22 25.fasta, whole genome shotgun sequence, a single genomic region encodes these proteins:
- the LOC120272277 gene encoding pentatricopeptide repeat-containing protein At1g62914, mitochondrial-like isoform X1, translating to MIWLGCRLVSRTFVRKIQSLSPYSSAPSSSLLLEELHFDSHPTIDNSSGKKSGFWVARRLTLSPLVGHVVHTLNWSYLREIGFLGAVGKYGLSHSLESFAMLIRIFLSSGMRRKIPFCLLKSLAQYCRNGNSDLFCLVLELVGLSGGALNLLQVYGTIILSFAESLMFEDACLAYLEAKQIGLELDVPFCNRLLKYLVDNNRVDYAIDLFHEMKHSGPMPNVYTYTIMIDLYVNGKTLDIDAAEGILMEMKEFKVSPNEVTYGTYIHGLCAAGHSELAMEFLKDLLRRGLPYNSYCFNAVIRSLYLEGKQHEAWSMFEKMKECRCTPDVYTYSILIDGLCKNRDFCNALKVQEEMMSKGTMPTVVSYSSILHGLCMQGEMEAAGKLFCDMKDRGYEEDQIALNILIHECCRRGDMETAWDLWEEMIQNNIVPDVYNYTSLIYGYCRNGCLKIARGLFEYMRQIGVMPNVVTCTVIIDELCKRNYVVEAYRFFSIIRSMGIVPNLIMYNVMISGLCKAGELDRPLKILGAILKSGYIPDVIIYSTLIDSFAKKSNLKEALKLYNRMLDEGVKPNVYTYTCLISLLCNNDRLPEASIMFKEMIAKGIEPDKIVFTSLISGYCRHKNMKRGIQLFQDMWQRGLSPDVHTYTCLIDGYCRSHSMGKAIARMKEMHEQLNPNVVTYTAVITGYRRIGNWDKAYQMYESMLQQGIKPDAVASSLGLELASSQGLEFPAELKS from the coding sequence ATGATTTGGCTTGGATGTAGACTTGTTTCTCGAACCTTTGTTCGAAAAATCCAATCTTTGAGCCCTTACTCTTCTGCTCCTTCATCGTCGTTGCTGCTGGAAGAGCTCCATTTTGATTCACATCCAACCATTGACAACAGTAGTGGAAAAAAGTCCGGTTTTTGGGTTGCCAGGCGCCTCACTCTTTCCCCCCTTGTTGGTCACGTTGTGCACACACTGAATTGGAGTTATTTGAGGGAGATTGGGTTTTTGGGAGCAGTGGGTAAGTATGGGTTGTCCCATTCCTTGGAATCTTTTGCGATGCTTATTCGTATCTTCTTGTCTTCAGGAATGCGTAGAAAGATCCCTTTTTGCTTGCTAAAAAGTCTTGCTCAGTATTGTAGGAATGGAAATTCTGATTTGTTCTGCCTGGTACTGGAATTGGTGGGGTTGTCTGGTGGTGCTTTGAACTTGTTACAAGTTTATGGAACAATCATCCTGAGCTTTGCAGAGTCTCTGATGTTTGAAGATGCGTGTCTTGCTTATTTGGAGGCAAAACAGATTGGATTAGAACTTGATGTCCCTTTTTGTAATCGCTTGCTCAAGTATTTGGTCGATAATAATCGGGTGGATTATGCAATAGATTTGTTTCATGAGATGAAGCATTCAGGGCCAATGCCGAATGTGTACACTTACACTATAATGATAGATTTGTATGTTAATGGAAAGACACTAGACATTGACGCAGCCGAAGGGATCCTTATGGAAATGAAAGAGTTTAAAGTCAGTCCAAATGAAGTGACGTATGGCACATACATCCATGGGCTTTGTGCAGCAGGACACTCTGAATTGGCAATGGAATTTCTAAAGGACTTGTTGCGAAGAGGTTTGCCGTATAATAGCTATTGCTTCAATGCTGTCATCCGCAGTCTTTATCTTGAAGGCAAGCAGCACGAAGCATGGTCTATGTTTGAAAAAATGAAAGAGTGCAGGTGCACACCTGATGTTTATACCTACAGCATTCTGATTGATGGCCTTTGCAAGAACCGTGATTTTTGCAATGCTTTGAAGGTACAGGAAGAGATGATGAGCAAGGGGACAATGCCTACAGTAGTTAGCTACAGCTCGATCTTGCATGGTTTATGTATGCAAGGAGAAATGGAGGCGGCGGGGAAATTGTTCTGTGACATGAAGGATCGTGGCTATGAGGAAGACCAGATTGCTTTGAACATTCTTATTCATGAGTGCTGTCGCCGTGGAGATATGGAAACCGCCTGGGATCTTTGGGAGGAAATGATTCAGAATAATATTGTTCCAGATGTCTATAACTACACCAGTTTAATTTATGGTTATTGTAGGAACGGATGCTTGAAGATAGCCAGGGGATTATTTGAATACATGCGTCAGATTGGTGTCATGCCAAATGTTGTTACCTGCACTGTTATTATTGATGAACTTTGCAAAAGGAATTATGTTGTTGAGGCGTATAGGTTTTTTAGTATCATACGTAGTATGGGCATCGTTCCCAACTTGATTATGTATAACGTCATGATCAGTGGCCTATGCAAAGCGGGAGAATTGGACAGACCATTGAAAATTCTCGGAGCTATCTTAAAGAGTGGATATATTCCAgatgttattatatatagtaCACTTATCGATAGTTTTGCCAAAAAATCGAATTTGAAGGAAGCTTTGAAGTTATATAACAGAATGTTGGATGAAGGTGTCAAGCccaatgtatatacatacacatgccTTATCAGTCTGCTTTGCAACAACGACAGACTACCCGAGGCCTCAATTATGTTCAAGGAAATGATCGCAAAGGGGATCGAACCCGATAAAATTGTGTTCACTTCATTGATTAGTGGGTATTGTAGACACAAAAATATGAAGCGTGGTATTCAACTGTTCCAGGACATGTGGCAGCGTGGCTTGTCACCGGATGTTCACACATATACATGTTTAATCGATGGATATTGCAGGTCGCACTCAATGGGCAAGGCTATTGCACGGATGAAGGAAATGCATGAGCAACTAAATCCAAATGTGGTAACTTATACTGCTGTCATCACTGGGTATCGCAGGATCGGCAATTGGGATAAAGCTTATCAGATGTATGAGTCAATGTTACAACAAGGTATTAAACCAGATGCTGTGGCTTCGTCACTGGGCTTAGAATTGGCTTCATCACAGGGCTTAgaatttcctgcagagttgaaGAGTTGA
- the LOC120272277 gene encoding pentatricopeptide repeat-containing protein At1g62914, mitochondrial-like isoform X2 has translation MIWLGCRLVSRTFVRKIQSLSPYSSAPSSSLLLEELHFDSHPTIDNSSGKKSGFWVARRLTLSPLVGHVVHTLNWSYLREIGFLGAVGMRRKIPFCLLKSLAQYCRNGNSDLFCLVLELVGLSGGALNLLQVYGTIILSFAESLMFEDACLAYLEAKQIGLELDVPFCNRLLKYLVDNNRVDYAIDLFHEMKHSGPMPNVYTYTIMIDLYVNGKTLDIDAAEGILMEMKEFKVSPNEVTYGTYIHGLCAAGHSELAMEFLKDLLRRGLPYNSYCFNAVIRSLYLEGKQHEAWSMFEKMKECRCTPDVYTYSILIDGLCKNRDFCNALKVQEEMMSKGTMPTVVSYSSILHGLCMQGEMEAAGKLFCDMKDRGYEEDQIALNILIHECCRRGDMETAWDLWEEMIQNNIVPDVYNYTSLIYGYCRNGCLKIARGLFEYMRQIGVMPNVVTCTVIIDELCKRNYVVEAYRFFSIIRSMGIVPNLIMYNVMISGLCKAGELDRPLKILGAILKSGYIPDVIIYSTLIDSFAKKSNLKEALKLYNRMLDEGVKPNVYTYTCLISLLCNNDRLPEASIMFKEMIAKGIEPDKIVFTSLISGYCRHKNMKRGIQLFQDMWQRGLSPDVHTYTCLIDGYCRSHSMGKAIARMKEMHEQLNPNVVTYTAVITGYRRIGNWDKAYQMYESMLQQGIKPDAVASSLGLELASSQGLEFPAELKS, from the exons ATGATTTGGCTTGGATGTAGACTTGTTTCTCGAACCTTTGTTCGAAAAATCCAATCTTTGAGCCCTTACTCTTCTGCTCCTTCATCGTCGTTGCTGCTGGAAGAGCTCCATTTTGATTCACATCCAACCATTGACAACAGTAGTGGAAAAAAGTCCGGTTTTTGGGTTGCCAGGCGCCTCACTCTTTCCCCCCTTGTTGGTCACGTTGTGCACACACTGAATTGGAGTTATTTGAGGGAGATTGGGTTTTTGGGAGCAGTGG GAATGCGTAGAAAGATCCCTTTTTGCTTGCTAAAAAGTCTTGCTCAGTATTGTAGGAATGGAAATTCTGATTTGTTCTGCCTGGTACTGGAATTGGTGGGGTTGTCTGGTGGTGCTTTGAACTTGTTACAAGTTTATGGAACAATCATCCTGAGCTTTGCAGAGTCTCTGATGTTTGAAGATGCGTGTCTTGCTTATTTGGAGGCAAAACAGATTGGATTAGAACTTGATGTCCCTTTTTGTAATCGCTTGCTCAAGTATTTGGTCGATAATAATCGGGTGGATTATGCAATAGATTTGTTTCATGAGATGAAGCATTCAGGGCCAATGCCGAATGTGTACACTTACACTATAATGATAGATTTGTATGTTAATGGAAAGACACTAGACATTGACGCAGCCGAAGGGATCCTTATGGAAATGAAAGAGTTTAAAGTCAGTCCAAATGAAGTGACGTATGGCACATACATCCATGGGCTTTGTGCAGCAGGACACTCTGAATTGGCAATGGAATTTCTAAAGGACTTGTTGCGAAGAGGTTTGCCGTATAATAGCTATTGCTTCAATGCTGTCATCCGCAGTCTTTATCTTGAAGGCAAGCAGCACGAAGCATGGTCTATGTTTGAAAAAATGAAAGAGTGCAGGTGCACACCTGATGTTTATACCTACAGCATTCTGATTGATGGCCTTTGCAAGAACCGTGATTTTTGCAATGCTTTGAAGGTACAGGAAGAGATGATGAGCAAGGGGACAATGCCTACAGTAGTTAGCTACAGCTCGATCTTGCATGGTTTATGTATGCAAGGAGAAATGGAGGCGGCGGGGAAATTGTTCTGTGACATGAAGGATCGTGGCTATGAGGAAGACCAGATTGCTTTGAACATTCTTATTCATGAGTGCTGTCGCCGTGGAGATATGGAAACCGCCTGGGATCTTTGGGAGGAAATGATTCAGAATAATATTGTTCCAGATGTCTATAACTACACCAGTTTAATTTATGGTTATTGTAGGAACGGATGCTTGAAGATAGCCAGGGGATTATTTGAATACATGCGTCAGATTGGTGTCATGCCAAATGTTGTTACCTGCACTGTTATTATTGATGAACTTTGCAAAAGGAATTATGTTGTTGAGGCGTATAGGTTTTTTAGTATCATACGTAGTATGGGCATCGTTCCCAACTTGATTATGTATAACGTCATGATCAGTGGCCTATGCAAAGCGGGAGAATTGGACAGACCATTGAAAATTCTCGGAGCTATCTTAAAGAGTGGATATATTCCAgatgttattatatatagtaCACTTATCGATAGTTTTGCCAAAAAATCGAATTTGAAGGAAGCTTTGAAGTTATATAACAGAATGTTGGATGAAGGTGTCAAGCccaatgtatatacatacacatgccTTATCAGTCTGCTTTGCAACAACGACAGACTACCCGAGGCCTCAATTATGTTCAAGGAAATGATCGCAAAGGGGATCGAACCCGATAAAATTGTGTTCACTTCATTGATTAGTGGGTATTGTAGACACAAAAATATGAAGCGTGGTATTCAACTGTTCCAGGACATGTGGCAGCGTGGCTTGTCACCGGATGTTCACACATATACATGTTTAATCGATGGATATTGCAGGTCGCACTCAATGGGCAAGGCTATTGCACGGATGAAGGAAATGCATGAGCAACTAAATCCAAATGTGGTAACTTATACTGCTGTCATCACTGGGTATCGCAGGATCGGCAATTGGGATAAAGCTTATCAGATGTATGAGTCAATGTTACAACAAGGTATTAAACCAGATGCTGTGGCTTCGTCACTGGGCTTAGAATTGGCTTCATCACAGGGCTTAgaatttcctgcagagttgaaGAGTTGA